Below is a genomic region from Micropterus dolomieu isolate WLL.071019.BEF.003 ecotype Adirondacks linkage group LG16, ASM2129224v1, whole genome shotgun sequence.
TCCACTGTTGGCTTCACAGTAGACTTATACATATTCAGTTGATCCCCTTATggcatttttgttattttgcgAAGAAAATAGAGCCATTTTTAAgctattttgaaatgtttaaatgaatggACTGTGACGGATCCAATCGCAGCTCTTCCATTGCACAGACGGCAGCGTCCTTGCCCTGTTGAAGCCCTTACAGCATTCTCCACTGAGGTGTGAACACactatgatttttattttacacaaagtCTCTTATTCTTAAGATGAATTCCAATGTCTGACATGATGATTTGATTCCTTCTTGAGCCTCAAAACTCTCTAGAAACATAATCAGGCCAAAACAAAAGTTCCCTCTTAGGCCTCTCTTCTTTCAGGGAAGATGTTCAGCCCCAGCTCCACCAGCGCCCCCACTAACATGGTCCACAGGGGTATGCACACAAACGTCAGCTTTACGTCTGCCAGCTTCTCCAGCTTGGCACATAGCGTCAGACAGAAGCCCAACTTGAGCAGCATGGCCGTCAGGTACCAGGCACGCAGGCGCAGGTCTGGGGAGCCGTTGCGTGGGTCGTACCCGGGTTTGCAACGGCCTGCCATCTTAA
It encodes:
- the LOC123985147 gene encoding transmembrane protein 60-like encodes the protein MSLAQRVLLTWVFILVFLIMLVLKLDGKVQWNWFLIFLPVWVFDGILILMLAIKMAGRCKPGYDPRNGSPDLRLRAWYLTAMLLKLGFCLTLCAKLEKLADVKLTFVCIPLWTMLVGALVELGLNIFPERREA